A genomic window from Synechococcus sp. CBW1107 includes:
- the argB gene encoding acetylglutamate kinase, which produces MSQDPVISAEDTLRVSVLSEALPYIQRFAGRRVVVKYGGAAMVREDLRDAVFRDLALLACVGVQPVVVHGGGPEINQWLKKLKIPAEFRDGLRVTDLDTMDVVEMVLVGRVNKQIVNGLNRVGGRAVGLSGSDGALVEARTWGGGSHGLVGEVAAVNPAVLAPLLQSGYIPVISSVAADPSGQAHNINADTVAGELAAALQAEKLILLTDTPGILQNREDPSSLLRQITLPEARELIRTGVVNAGMTPKTECCIRALAQGVGAAHILDGRVPHALLLEVFTDAGVGTMVVGSSRAASRAGVQRRG; this is translated from the coding sequence TTGAGCCAGGACCCCGTCATCAGCGCAGAGGACACCCTGCGGGTGTCCGTCCTCAGTGAGGCGCTTCCCTACATCCAGCGCTTCGCCGGCCGCCGCGTGGTGGTGAAGTACGGCGGCGCGGCGATGGTGCGCGAAGACCTGCGTGATGCGGTCTTCCGTGACCTGGCCCTGCTGGCGTGCGTGGGGGTGCAGCCGGTGGTGGTTCACGGCGGCGGACCGGAGATCAACCAGTGGCTCAAGAAGCTGAAGATCCCGGCGGAATTCCGTGACGGCCTGCGGGTCACCGACCTCGACACCATGGATGTGGTGGAGATGGTGCTGGTGGGCCGGGTCAACAAGCAGATCGTCAACGGTCTCAACCGCGTGGGCGGCCGGGCCGTGGGCCTTTCAGGCAGCGATGGGGCCCTGGTGGAGGCCCGCACCTGGGGGGGGGGCTCCCACGGGCTGGTGGGAGAGGTGGCGGCGGTCAACCCCGCTGTGCTCGCTCCTCTGCTCCAGAGCGGCTACATCCCGGTGATCTCCAGTGTGGCGGCCGATCCCAGCGGTCAGGCCCACAACATCAATGCCGACACGGTGGCGGGGGAGCTGGCCGCCGCCCTTCAGGCCGAGAAGCTGATCCTGCTCACCGACACCCCGGGCATCCTGCAGAACCGTGAGGATCCCTCCAGCCTCCTGCGCCAGATCACCCTGCCCGAGGCCCGCGAGCTGATCCGCACCGGCGTCGTCAACGCGGGGATGACTCCGAAGACCGAATGCTGCATCCGGGCGCTGGCCCAGGGGGTCGGTGCGGCCCATATCCTCGATGGCCGCGTGCCCCATGCCCTGCTGCTGGAGGTGTTCACCGATGCCGGGGTCGGCACGATGGTGGTCGGCAGCAGCCGTGCCGCCAGCCGGGCGGGTGTCCAGCGGCGTGGCTGA
- a CDS encoding adenylosuccinate synthase: MSLANVVVIGAQWGDEGKGKITDLLSRSADVVVRYQGGVNAGHTIVVDDKVLKLHLIPSGILYADTICLIGSGTVVDPRIMLEELDMLEDYGIDISGLKLASTAHVTMPYHRLLDQAMEQRRGDRRIGTTGRGIGPTYADKSDRNGIRVIDLLDPERLRERLMGPLAEKNLILERIYGLEPLDPEVVLQEYLAYGERLAPHVVDCTRTIHQAARARQNILFEGAQGTLLDLDHGTYPYVTSSNPVSGGACIGAGVGPTLIDRVIGVAKAYTTRVGEGPFPTELQGSLNDHLCDRGGEFGTTTGRRRRCGWFDGVIGRYAVEVNGLDCLAITKLDVLDELDEIQVGVAYELDGERIEHFPSSAETFARCRPIYQTLPGWQCSTAECRTLEDLPASAMAYLRFLAELMEVPIAIVSLGAHRDQTIVVEDPIHGPKRALLNV; encoded by the coding sequence GTGTCCTTGGCCAATGTTGTCGTCATCGGTGCACAGTGGGGCGACGAGGGAAAAGGCAAGATCACTGATCTGCTGAGCCGATCCGCCGATGTGGTGGTTCGTTATCAGGGCGGCGTCAATGCCGGTCACACGATCGTGGTCGACGACAAGGTGCTGAAGCTGCACCTGATTCCCTCCGGAATTCTCTACGCAGACACCATCTGCCTGATCGGCTCGGGCACGGTGGTGGATCCGCGCATCATGCTCGAGGAACTCGACATGCTCGAGGACTACGGCATTGATATTTCGGGTCTGAAGCTGGCCTCCACGGCCCACGTCACCATGCCCTACCACCGCCTGCTCGATCAGGCGATGGAGCAGCGGCGCGGTGACCGGCGCATCGGCACCACCGGCCGTGGCATCGGACCCACCTACGCCGACAAGTCGGATCGCAACGGCATCCGGGTGATCGATCTGCTCGATCCCGAGCGCCTGCGCGAGCGCCTGATGGGCCCCCTGGCCGAGAAGAATCTGATCCTGGAGCGGATCTACGGCCTCGAGCCCCTCGATCCCGAGGTGGTGCTGCAGGAATATCTCGCCTATGGCGAGCGTCTGGCCCCCCACGTGGTCGACTGCACCCGCACGATCCACCAGGCGGCCCGCGCCCGCCAGAACATCCTCTTCGAGGGCGCCCAGGGAACCCTGCTCGATCTCGACCACGGCACCTACCCCTACGTCACGTCCTCGAATCCCGTCTCCGGCGGCGCCTGCATCGGTGCCGGCGTGGGCCCGACGCTGATCGATCGGGTCATCGGCGTGGCCAAGGCCTACACCACCCGCGTGGGCGAGGGACCGTTCCCCACCGAGCTGCAGGGCAGCCTCAACGACCACCTCTGCGACCGGGGGGGGGAGTTCGGCACCACCACGGGCCGTCGTCGCCGCTGTGGCTGGTTCGATGGGGTGATCGGTCGTTACGCCGTGGAGGTGAACGGTCTGGACTGTCTGGCCATCACCAAGCTGGATGTGCTCGATGAGCTCGATGAGATCCAGGTCGGTGTGGCCTATGAGCTCGACGGCGAGCGCATCGAGCATTTCCCCAGCAGCGCCGAGACCTTCGCCCGCTGCCGTCCCATCTACCAGACGCTGCCGGGCTGGCAGTGCTCCACGGCCGAGTGCCGGACCCTGGAGGATCTGCCCGCCTCGGCCATGGCCTACCTGCGTTTCCTGGCTGAATTGATGGAGGTGCCGATCGCGATCGTCTCCCTCGGCGCCCACCGCGACCAGACGATCGTGGTCGAGGATCCGATCCACGGCCCCAAACGGGCCCTTCTGAACGTATGA
- the priA gene encoding primosomal protein N' — MGIARRISAPLENSLPPRWVQVWVEAGREGRIFTYAAPSPLDLAAGDLVTLRLRGRHQIGLVVETLAAPPPDLDPAVIQPVQGLHQAAAVDPHWQGLLQDVARQCHTSLFRTLKTALPPGWLGHRPERAHGLPRTQLWLELLESSLPLTSRQRELTERLRASAGSAAPQSTITSWGFSRSLVQALVAKGWLRSSRRLLDSGGSAAPAAEPPRRLNPEQERALEQILGSTGQQEFLLWGVTGAGKTEVYLQAAADCLASGRSVLMLTPEIGLIPQLLDRCRARFSGRLVEFHSGLTERERITAWRRCLQAGSTEPLIAVGTRSAVFLPLAPLGLIVLDEEHDRSYKQDSPMPCYHARDVARLRCRASGARLLLGSATPSLETWLACRRPLQPITLLRLSRRISGQDAAPVRVVDLRQELAEGHRRLISRALMQRMEGLQDRGEQAVVLVPRRGYSSFLSCRSCGEVVQCPHCDVSLTVHRLRDGSQTLRCHWCGHRQPLTDRCGSCGSTAFKPFGAGTQRVMEQLEQELTGLRLLRFDRDSTRGRDGHRRLLARFAAGEADVLVGTQMLAKGMDLPRVTLAAVLAADGLLHRPDLRASEHCLQLLLQLAGRAGRGERPGEVIVQTYLPDHPVIQHLIDGRYDAFLDEELHLRRQAGLVPFSRACLLRLAGPSGATTATAAAALAEQLRPRIEQAGWQLIGPAPAAVARVAGRYRWQLLLHGPADAGLPLPPEADLRAGLARSVSLSIDPDPIEL, encoded by the coding sequence ATGGGGATTGCAAGGCGAATCTCGGCGCCGTTGGAGAACTCCTTGCCCCCGCGCTGGGTTCAGGTCTGGGTGGAGGCCGGTCGTGAGGGGCGGATCTTCACCTATGCCGCACCCTCCCCCCTTGACCTGGCGGCCGGGGATCTGGTGACCCTGCGCCTGAGGGGCCGCCACCAGATCGGTCTGGTGGTCGAGACTCTGGCGGCACCACCTCCCGATCTCGATCCGGCGGTGATCCAGCCCGTGCAGGGCCTTCACCAGGCGGCCGCCGTGGATCCCCACTGGCAGGGGCTGCTGCAGGACGTGGCCCGTCAATGCCACACCAGTCTGTTTCGAACCCTCAAGACAGCACTGCCTCCCGGCTGGCTCGGACATCGTCCGGAGAGAGCCCATGGCCTGCCGCGCACCCAGCTGTGGCTGGAGCTGCTGGAGAGTTCCCTGCCACTCACCAGCCGCCAGCGCGAGCTCACCGAGCGCCTGCGGGCCAGCGCCGGCTCGGCGGCTCCCCAGAGCACGATCACCTCATGGGGGTTCAGCCGCTCCCTGGTGCAGGCCCTCGTGGCCAAGGGCTGGTTGCGCAGCAGCCGGCGGCTGCTGGACAGCGGTGGTTCGGCCGCTCCTGCCGCCGAACCACCCCGCCGCCTGAATCCCGAGCAGGAGCGGGCCCTGGAGCAGATCCTGGGCTCAACCGGCCAGCAGGAGTTCCTGCTCTGGGGAGTGACCGGGGCGGGCAAGACGGAGGTGTACCTCCAGGCGGCGGCGGACTGCCTCGCCTCCGGTCGCAGCGTCCTGATGCTCACTCCGGAGATCGGACTGATTCCGCAGCTGCTTGACCGCTGCCGCGCCCGCTTCTCCGGCCGCCTCGTCGAGTTCCACAGCGGCCTCACGGAACGGGAGCGCATCACCGCCTGGCGCCGCTGTCTGCAGGCCGGGTCCACTGAGCCCCTGATCGCCGTGGGCACCCGCTCGGCGGTGTTCCTCCCCCTGGCGCCCCTGGGCCTGATCGTGCTCGATGAGGAGCACGACAGGTCCTACAAGCAGGACAGTCCGATGCCCTGTTATCACGCCAGGGACGTGGCCCGCCTGCGCTGCCGCGCCTCCGGAGCCCGGCTGCTGCTGGGGAGCGCCACCCCCTCCCTGGAAACCTGGCTGGCCTGCCGGCGGCCGCTGCAGCCCATCACCCTGCTGCGCCTCAGCCGGCGCATCAGTGGTCAGGACGCCGCGCCGGTGCGGGTGGTGGATCTGCGTCAGGAGCTGGCGGAAGGCCACCGCCGCCTGATCAGCCGGGCCCTGATGCAGCGGATGGAGGGGCTGCAGGACCGGGGAGAGCAGGCCGTGGTGCTGGTGCCCCGCCGCGGCTACAGCAGTTTCCTGAGCTGCCGCAGCTGTGGCGAGGTGGTCCAGTGCCCCCACTGCGACGTGTCCCTCACGGTCCACCGCCTGCGTGACGGCAGCCAGACCCTGCGCTGCCACTGGTGCGGCCACCGCCAGCCCCTCACCGACCGCTGCGGATCCTGCGGCTCCACCGCCTTCAAGCCCTTCGGTGCCGGCACCCAGCGGGTGATGGAGCAACTGGAGCAGGAACTCACGGGCCTGCGCCTGCTGCGCTTCGACCGGGACAGCACCAGGGGCCGGGATGGGCACAGGCGCCTGCTGGCGCGTTTCGCGGCCGGGGAGGCGGATGTGCTGGTGGGCACCCAGATGCTGGCGAAGGGCATGGATCTGCCGCGGGTCACCCTGGCGGCGGTGCTGGCAGCCGATGGCCTCCTGCACCGGCCGGATCTGCGGGCCTCGGAGCATTGTCTGCAGCTGCTGCTGCAGCTGGCCGGCCGGGCCGGACGAGGGGAGCGCCCCGGGGAGGTGATCGTGCAGACCTACCTGCCGGATCACCCGGTGATCCAGCACCTGATCGATGGCCGCTACGACGCCTTTCTCGACGAGGAGCTGCACCTGCGCCGCCAGGCGGGCCTGGTGCCCTTCAGCCGGGCCTGTCTGCTGCGCCTGGCCGGGCCCTCCGGAGCGACCACCGCCACAGCCGCCGCCGCCCTCGCCGAGCAGCTGCGCCCCCGGATCGAGCAGGCCGGCTGGCAGCTGATCGGACCCGCGCCCGCCGCCGTGGCGCGGGTGGCCGGCCGCTACCGCTGGCAGCTCCTGCTCCACGGTCCCGCCGATGCCGGGCTGCCCCTGCCCCCCGAAGCCGACCTGCGCGCCGGCCTGGCCCGCAGCGTGAGTCTCTCGATCGATCCTGACCCGATCGAACTCTGA
- the psb27 gene encoding photosystem II protein Psb27 — MTDVWRSFSRSAGAALSTALEALGSGLFSRTWWSRTLTPVLAIVLGLSLTLSSCGSVGNSLSGSYVEDTMTVAESLLGTIALSQDDPARPDAENEARVLINDYMALYRPKGRVNGLPSFTTMQTALNSLAGHYTNYANRPIPDALKARLEKELKKAETSVVRGT; from the coding sequence ATGACGGATGTCTGGAGGTCGTTCTCCCGTTCCGCAGGGGCTGCCCTCAGCACAGCCCTGGAGGCCCTGGGCTCCGGGTTGTTCTCCAGGACCTGGTGGAGCCGCACGCTCACTCCCGTGCTGGCGATCGTCCTGGGCCTCAGCCTCACGCTGAGCAGCTGCGGCAGTGTCGGCAACAGCCTCAGCGGGTCCTACGTCGAGGACACCATGACGGTGGCTGAATCACTGCTGGGAACCATCGCCCTCAGCCAGGATGATCCAGCGCGGCCGGACGCCGAAAACGAGGCCCGCGTTCTGATCAACGACTACATGGCGCTCTACAGGCCGAAGGGACGGGTGAACGGACTGCCTTCCTTCACCACGATGCAGACCGCGCTGAACTCGCTGGCGGGGCACTACACCAATTATGCCAACCGCCCCATTCCCGATGCGCTCAAGGCACGCCTCGAAAAGGAATTGAAGAAGGCCGAAACCTCCGTGGTGCGTGGCACCTGA
- a CDS encoding adenosine kinase: protein MTMPAAGRSLDVVGIGNAIVDVLVSADDAFLEEHGLSKGGMALVDAEEARRLYAAAGPGLETSGGSAANTLAGLAQLGARAGFIGRVRDDQLGAIFSHDIRSVGARFETPAASTGAATARCLILVTPDAQRTMCTYLGASVDLEPADLDLDLVRQAGMLYLEGYLWDGEAAKRAFLAAAEVMRAAGGQVALSLSDAFCVERHRESFLELVDGHVDVLFANEAEITALYQCESFEAAMEQVRGRCSIAVLTRGALGSVVLGDGEVHRIEPFVLGPLVDTTGAGDLYAAGFLYGLTRGDSLERCGQLGSLCAGQVITQLGPRPRASLPQLVADHLGVPPAPARPPGATDLPR, encoded by the coding sequence ATGACGATGCCCGCCGCCGGCCGCAGCCTCGATGTGGTGGGCATCGGCAACGCGATCGTCGATGTGCTGGTCAGCGCCGACGACGCCTTCCTCGAGGAGCACGGCCTGAGCAAGGGGGGCATGGCCCTGGTGGATGCCGAGGAGGCCCGGAGGCTCTACGCCGCCGCCGGCCCAGGCCTGGAAACATCCGGCGGCTCGGCCGCCAACACCCTGGCGGGCCTGGCCCAGCTGGGCGCCCGGGCCGGGTTCATCGGACGGGTGCGCGATGACCAGCTGGGGGCCATCTTCAGCCACGACATCCGCTCGGTGGGAGCCCGCTTCGAGACCCCGGCCGCCAGCACGGGGGCGGCGACCGCCCGTTGCCTGATCCTGGTCACCCCCGATGCCCAGCGCACGATGTGCACCTATCTGGGCGCCTCGGTGGACCTCGAGCCGGCCGACCTCGACCTGGATCTGGTGCGCCAGGCGGGGATGCTCTACCTGGAGGGATACCTCTGGGATGGAGAGGCCGCCAAGCGGGCCTTCCTCGCTGCCGCCGAGGTGATGCGCGCCGCCGGCGGCCAGGTGGCCCTCTCCCTCTCCGATGCCTTCTGCGTCGAGCGCCACCGGGAGAGCTTCCTGGAGCTGGTCGACGGTCATGTCGACGTGCTCTTCGCCAACGAGGCCGAGATCACCGCGCTCTATCAGTGCGAAAGTTTCGAGGCGGCAATGGAGCAGGTGCGGGGCCGGTGCTCCATCGCCGTGCTGACCCGGGGCGCCCTCGGTTCCGTGGTGCTCGGAGACGGAGAGGTCCACCGGATCGAGCCCTTCGTCCTCGGACCGCTTGTCGACACAACCGGAGCCGGTGATCTCTACGCGGCCGGTTTCCTCTACGGCCTCACCCGGGGAGATTCCCTGGAGCGATGCGGTCAACTGGGGTCCCTCTGCGCCGGCCAGGTGATCACCCAGCTGGGCCCCCGTCCGCGGGCCTCGCTTCCCCAACTGGTGGCGGACCATCTGGGAGTCCCACCCGCTCCAGCAAGACCTCCAGGGGCCACGGACCTGCCTCGCTGA
- a CDS encoding DUF2854 domain-containing protein, translating into MQALSSPGSLLTILGAALTVIGSIAYATDSPNISLAGVFYGVPVLLGGLALKSSELPPAERLTPAAELRELRERPESEPLRKLLKDVTRWRYGQKAHLESSLEALKLWNDDAPPELLSVAERAAGGGYGLVLHFRCHGVPAERWQAKQERLGRFFGPDLHAELRLVSPGELELSLLPGADATGPSAHPLPSPS; encoded by the coding sequence ATGCAAGCACTCTCATCGCCCGGCAGCCTGCTGACCATCCTCGGTGCGGCGCTCACGGTGATCGGCTCGATCGCCTACGCCACCGACAGCCCCAACATCAGCCTGGCGGGCGTGTTCTATGGCGTTCCGGTGCTGCTGGGGGGGCTGGCCCTGAAGTCTTCGGAACTGCCTCCCGCCGAGAGGCTGACGCCGGCGGCCGAGCTGCGTGAGCTGCGCGAGCGCCCCGAGAGCGAACCCCTGCGCAAGCTTCTCAAGGACGTGACCCGCTGGCGTTACGGCCAGAAGGCCCATCTGGAGAGCTCCCTCGAAGCCCTCAAGCTCTGGAACGACGATGCTCCGCCGGAACTTCTGAGCGTGGCCGAGCGTGCTGCTGGGGGCGGCTACGGCCTGGTGCTGCACTTCCGTTGCCACGGGGTGCCAGCGGAGCGCTGGCAGGCCAAGCAAGAGCGACTGGGTCGCTTCTTCGGTCCTGACCTGCACGCGGAGCTGCGTCTGGTCTCCCCCGGGGAGCTGGAGCTGAGCCTGCTGCCCGGCGCCGATGCGACCGGACCCTCTGCCCACCCTCTCCCCTCCCCCTCTTGA
- a CDS encoding DUF3153 domain-containing protein, with amino-acid sequence MPPAGRVSSGVAEDPLAPARAAIERGEYGRCLRLLEPIVASHGVTVPLGGRARMLMATALIGQGESERAASCVRGLKACADPDLRRQARDLSLILEAPSLQRPENWSITLPQIGGVESLQERVLTQGQARPGRTRAEAPPPPPVGPTRAPLGFALVVGAVLLLLMGLLGGCLRVETELSLPAPGRVELSQSLTSVSGSWMPWQRQFAGALADDAELSRYRLSVDQDRGRLSLSSGVVSPVEAAALLRRLALDAGELTGQALPAPVLSLQERNWLLGVRQQISFELDLRRVQPLPGLSFQVKLRSLGPGAVRTARPLAVEPRPEGLSWPLQLGAINRLELRSWRWSRLGLGSLLIALLLVLSLVLQRLRRQAGYGWPELPSP; translated from the coding sequence GTGCCGCCAGCCGGGCGGGTGTCCAGCGGCGTGGCTGAGGATCCGCTGGCGCCGGCACGGGCGGCGATCGAGCGCGGGGAGTATGGCCGCTGTCTGCGCCTGCTGGAGCCGATCGTGGCGTCCCATGGCGTCACGGTGCCCCTCGGGGGCCGGGCCCGGATGCTGATGGCCACGGCCCTGATCGGCCAGGGTGAGTCGGAGCGGGCGGCCAGCTGTGTGCGCGGCCTCAAGGCCTGCGCCGATCCCGATCTGCGCCGTCAGGCCCGCGACCTCAGCCTGATTCTGGAGGCCCCCAGCCTCCAGCGGCCCGAGAACTGGTCGATCACCCTGCCGCAGATCGGCGGGGTGGAGTCGCTGCAGGAACGGGTGCTGACCCAGGGACAGGCCCGCCCAGGACGCACCAGAGCGGAGGCTCCGCCACCGCCGCCGGTGGGTCCCACCCGGGCCCCCCTGGGCTTCGCACTCGTGGTGGGCGCTGTGCTGCTGCTGCTCATGGGGCTGCTGGGGGGCTGTCTGCGCGTCGAAACCGAGCTCAGCCTGCCGGCGCCCGGCCGCGTCGAGCTGAGCCAGAGCCTCACCAGTGTCAGCGGTAGCTGGATGCCCTGGCAGCGTCAGTTCGCCGGCGCGCTCGCCGACGATGCGGAACTCAGCCGCTACAGACTGTCCGTCGACCAGGATCGGGGCCGCCTCAGCCTCAGCAGCGGCGTGGTGTCCCCGGTGGAGGCGGCTGCCCTGCTCAGGCGCCTGGCCCTCGATGCCGGCGAGCTCACGGGGCAGGCCCTGCCGGCGCCGGTGCTGAGCCTTCAGGAACGGAACTGGCTGCTGGGGGTTCGTCAGCAGATCAGCTTCGAACTCGACCTGCGGCGGGTGCAGCCCCTGCCGGGTCTGAGCTTCCAGGTGAAGCTGAGGTCGCTGGGACCCGGGGCCGTGCGCACGGCCCGGCCGCTGGCGGTGGAGCCCAGGCCGGAGGGCCTGAGCTGGCCTCTGCAGCTGGGGGCGATCAACCGGCTGGAGCTGCGCAGCTGGCGCTGGAGCCGCCTCGGACTGGGCAGCCTGCTGATCGCTCTGTTGCTGGTGCTCAGCCTGGTGCTGCAGCGGTTGCGGCGGCAGGCGGGCTACGGCTGGCCCGAGTTGCCCTCTCCCTAG
- a CDS encoding precorrin-6A/cobalt-precorrin-6A reductase: MVHDPFGDSGPHPDARTQPPDRPSIWLLSGTGEGPLIARRLLAAGWSVQVSLVSWDALRAYAPHPRLQSRLGALAGPEAIAAELHGASLAPFRWVIDASHPFACRISADLAAVCARSRQPLLRLWRPPAAQRPGSRLVLLDGLEDLAGLDLAGERLLLAIGARHLARAVALAGASACFARILPSPGSLRLALAAGLGPAALACHRPGTGLPAAAPGAIERALLEHWGITAVLCRQSGGPTEQLWQRHTAELGLTLLLLRRPDEPLSEAGPWPLEVLLERVGLPDGPPPVGEARPADGGPAG; the protein is encoded by the coding sequence GTGGTTCACGACCCCTTCGGCGACAGCGGGCCCCATCCTGATGCACGGACCCAACCCCCTGATCGCCCATCGATCTGGCTGCTCAGCGGCACCGGTGAGGGCCCCCTGATCGCCAGACGGCTGCTGGCCGCCGGCTGGAGTGTGCAGGTCTCCCTGGTGAGTTGGGATGCTCTGCGCGCCTATGCCCCCCACCCCCGGCTGCAGAGCCGCCTGGGGGCGCTGGCCGGCCCTGAGGCGATCGCAGCGGAACTGCATGGAGCCTCCCTGGCCCCCTTCCGCTGGGTGATCGATGCCAGCCACCCCTTCGCCTGCCGCATCAGCGCTGATCTGGCGGCGGTCTGCGCCCGCTCCCGCCAGCCCCTGCTGCGCCTCTGGCGCCCGCCGGCCGCCCAGCGTCCGGGATCCCGGCTGGTCCTGCTCGACGGGCTGGAGGATCTCGCCGGCCTGGATCTGGCGGGCGAACGTCTGCTGCTGGCGATCGGCGCCCGCCATCTGGCGAGGGCCGTGGCGTTGGCCGGCGCCAGCGCCTGCTTCGCCCGCATCCTGCCCAGCCCCGGCAGCCTGCGCCTGGCCCTGGCGGCGGGGCTGGGACCCGCAGCCCTCGCCTGCCACAGGCCCGGCACGGGATTGCCGGCGGCCGCTCCGGGCGCGATCGAGCGGGCCCTGCTGGAGCACTGGGGCATCACCGCGGTGCTCTGCCGTCAGTCGGGGGGGCCGACCGAGCAGCTCTGGCAGCGGCACACCGCCGAGCTGGGGCTGACGCTGCTGCTGCTCAGGCGGCCGGATGAACCGCTCAGCGAGGCAGGTCCGTGGCCCCTGGAGGTCTTGCTGGAGCGGGTGGGACTCCCAGATGGTCCGCCACCAGTTGGGGAAGCGAGGCCCGCGGACGGGGGCCCAGCTGGGTGA
- a CDS encoding single-stranded DNA-binding protein: MNHCLLEVVVLEAPQVRYTQDNQTPVAEMAVELEGLRPDDPAGQLKVVGWGNLAQDLQNRVQVGQRLMIEGRLRMNTVSRPDGLKEKRAEFTLARLHPLAPAGAAAAAPMSQAMAPGSAPQAAGAPARTIPRPVPSAARPAAPAPRPAPAQPAPPTWNTSPLVPDLADDDDEIPF; encoded by the coding sequence GTGAACCACTGTTTGCTGGAAGTGGTGGTGCTGGAGGCACCCCAGGTGCGCTACACCCAGGACAACCAGACGCCGGTGGCGGAGATGGCCGTCGAGCTCGAGGGTCTCCGCCCCGATGATCCCGCGGGACAGCTGAAGGTGGTGGGCTGGGGCAATCTCGCCCAGGATCTGCAGAACCGGGTGCAGGTGGGACAGCGGCTGATGATCGAGGGCCGCCTGCGCATGAACACGGTCTCGCGACCCGACGGCCTCAAGGAAAAACGTGCTGAATTCACCCTCGCCCGCCTGCACCCCCTGGCCCCCGCCGGTGCCGCGGCGGCCGCCCCGATGAGCCAGGCCATGGCTCCGGGGAGCGCCCCCCAGGCCGCCGGCGCGCCGGCGCGCACGATTCCCCGGCCCGTGCCTTCGGCAGCCCGTCCGGCCGCTCCGGCCCCGCGCCCGGCCCCTGCGCAGCCGGCGCCTCCCACCTGGAACACCTCGCCGCTGGTGCCCGATCTCGCCGACGACGACGACGAGATTCCCTTCTGA